The Glycine soja cultivar W05 chromosome 19, ASM419377v2, whole genome shotgun sequence genomic sequence GGAATCATAAGATTAATAACCATATTATTCATAGAACATGCACCACACTATGTCTCCACAATTACAAGGCCACAAAGTTCATTTATTAATTCACATCTCTACTACAAGTCATAAGTTATAGAGTCAAGTACTTTAGgtaataaataatcattcatCGTCAACCATAATTTATCATTCTCTTTCATAAAATTTCGTAATGACTTCTATTCATAATTTCAATGTCCCTTAACCTTAATCAACAATTATTATGGACCTAAATCATAGAATAGTATCATAATGCACAAATAGAATTAAATCAATAACACCATATATCTTGTTTTCTCACAGTTTTGTACCCTGTTTTATAAAATCTATAACTACTTCATTTCTTGGTGGAATCTCATGAAATTTAAACATAGAAaggtatttaattatattttcgaAATTGGTCTCACACATCACCAAATGATAACCACACCAAGAGAACTAACCATTTTACAGAAACATGTTTCAACAGAAAAATAACACAGTCTCCTGCATATGCTTCCTTTTACTTAAATTAGTTTCCTAACTTTCTCAATGAATTAAAATGAGTGacccaaattttaaatcttatcATGTCCATTTTTTATACATGTTCACCATATCCACATATCATTTCTAGATTGCCCCCAGTACATCAATTAAGCACTAAAGGTCATTATACAACATTCAGCACCAAggtcattttacacaaaatatagttaattcatttcttatccaaaattttatattttatgcatgaaaaaaataagatccAAATGTCTaattttagaatataattttagtttcatcATATGAGAACCCTAAAATTCGCGGTATCAATTTTCGTCCAGTATGTTAGTGCAACAAAATATCAAACAACTTGTGTGCTTCATTCATGACATTCAACCACTTGGCCAAATCAATTATCTCAGACTTTAAATCCATATTTATGACTCCTAACATGGTGTCAAGAACCATCAACACATAAAAAGcatgagaaagagaagaaaattcccCATACCTTGGTGTTGATTTTTGAAAATGCAAAGAGAAAAGGCATTAGCACTCTTGTTTCCACCCAATTAGTCTAGGAACATGTGAGAGGTGATTGAGAGAAGAGAATGAGAATTTTAAACTTAgagatggaaagaaaaactgaaAACCTAAAGCTTTCCCCATGAATTTACCTCTAATCTTCACAAAAATCCCTTCAATGCACACAATGAAGCCTCCAAAGCAAGAGAGAAGTTGAGCTCTTCTCCCCCCTCTCTTGATCAAAAAAAGTGCACCACCCTAGGTAATGCTAGGGTTGGTTTTGCCTCTTATAATGGGTCTTAATCCCACTTGGATTAAGGTCCAATTAGGTTAAGTGTCCTAATTGAAACCTAACTCTCCTAATTAAGCTTCATAACACTTAATCCTAGTCTTAACTCActtttaactattaattttacCCCTAACTaagtctttttatttaataattacttttttaaatgagttttttttcacatttaccAATATTCCATTAATGAGTTGATCAAAGTCGATCCCTTCCTATCGACTCTATTAGTCTATGGTTGACTTTTGTTGACTTTCTATAGTTTTCActaaaaatgtgttattttcttcatttttcctctaatcctaatttattctatttctcataattaattactttcttACTAAGCTATCATTGCTATTATTTCTAATTGTAATGTTTCTAAATTTCTATAATTGAATTTTTGggatattacaatttttttgtgCGGCGTGTTGGTATAAAGGTGTTTGTATGATCTTCGTAACCAATGGAAAATGTCTACCATtgtgcctatttataggctacTTTGACTCAATGGTCAACTtacaatattttcataaatatacaACTTATTTGAACTACTTATATAAGATGTTGACATATGTATCTTTGTGCTTCATGTCAGAAAATCATTGATAACTAACTTTGTACACTTGATCAAAAGTTGATGGCTcttcatttatctttttctgAAACATAGGAAATTTCAATAACTTGTCTTCATCTTCATAGCCTTAAACTTCACATTGTTGTTATCTTCATTATACTATCGATCTCACGTAAGTCTATATTTCTTTCAATCATCCATCAAACATAACATCAGTATTATTTTCTTCATATGAAATTCATTTCAACAATCTTCTAAGTCCTCATACTCAGAAAATTTTATTTGCACCGCTAACAATACCATGTCAAAAATGTTGTCTAATAACTTTTGTATCATTAATACAATTATAACAAATTTTCTAATACCATGTTTGCAACATTCCATTTAGTAACTTTTCTTATCATTGTTACATGCACTAAAAAGCTATGTCCAATACATGTGATGGTAATAGCTCCTAGTAaatgcaaaatatatataaatcaactATTGATCATGATGGTACAATGGAAGAAGTTTTGTGAGAAACATCTCAATTATTTTAGTATACATGCAAGCAaccaattatatttaaaacttaGGCTGCATTTGAGGTAATTTTCAGTTgtgagttttgaaatttttaaaaacaacaatcaatttttagtttttaattttttaaatttagtttttgtttttctacaatatttatttttaaaataaactcatttttaaagtttattttgTGTGTTGGTGAAGatgataatgacattgaccaCAATGCGGTGGTGGTGAGGGTGGTGCCGATGTCATCGATAGCGATAGTGATAATGATGGTGGAGGTGAAGAGAACAATGAATTCGATAATTAGTTCGTTGAATTTGATTCATAAAACAAATGAGTTAAACTTTGAGCTCATTAAATAAATGAGCTGAACTTGAGTTTTATTTGGTTCATGAATCggttatatataattgattgattgggttttgtattcttttatatatggAGGGTTGgatagtttttatttatgcaAACTTTggttgtaattattatttttttgtgttataCATTGTGGCCCTAGAAAGCTAATagaataagtttaatttttccttttaaaaaaattaaacaatcattttatctaaaatctattaataaattgaaaattttaaatgtatgggatttaaaaatattgactCTTGGTTCATTTGATTCGAGCTAATGAGTTGAACTAAATTGTTCGCAAGCTTGAACCAAATAAAATTTGAGCTAGAAAAAAAGGTTCATGTTGAGCTCGAGTCAAACTACAAGCTAAGTTAAATATTAACGAGTTAAATCAAGATGAACCAAGTTTAGTTCAACCGAACTCATTTCCAATCATAACTGGTGTTGGTGGTAGCAGAAAGGGTCATTGTCATTTTTTccaaaagttatttttgtttttaaaaaatgaaagtaaaagtgttttaaaaaaaaatttaataaccaTTTCACTtctatttttctcaaatatgtttggttgaaaattatatctaaaaataaaaaataaaaattaacaaccaTCCCCAAACAGGATGTTTGGGAAGGAATATTTCCCtatattttagttgtttttattgtaaaaaaaaaagttgtatgtttggaacaataatttaatttataaaagtttttttcctgtaaaaaaaagttgtgtCACTATATAGGGGTGCTCATGgtttggttatttaaataaccataACTCATAACTAATAAATAACTAGATTATAAGTGTTTATAATAACTATaatcataactaattttacatAACTAGTTATAATTTGGTATAactgattattatttttaaaaatcaattatataatcatttatgAATATAACTAGTTAGATAACAAATTACATctaaaaatagttatataatGGATCATGGAtgaataaaataagttatttgaaagaattatttttataaaattggttatagttttataaaactgtaactattttttaaataagaacaagttattttgaaataaccatttttataaaactagttattgttttttataattatttttttggaaattggTTTTTCTGATTGAGCAGCCCTAACTGTGTGTATGAATGAAAAGATTAATAGTTCAAAAATTATTTGTCGTCTATCAAAGTCCAATTTCCTGTGATAGTGACACAAGtggcataaattatttttgaaacacTTCGTACCACATCTGTAGATACAATATAATATAGTATTCTTGACttgttcaacaaaagaaaatcacaaTATTTCTTGACTTTggtgttgtttatttttatttttttgttactataACTTTGGTGGTGGTATTACTGTCGTTTTGCatataaatatttgcagcaaCCCATTAATTGCATGTAAGTACTTCTCCTATACATTTGATTGTATCAGACAATCGGTGATCGAAAGTTTCCCAAAAAATTCGTCATGGTGTTCATATTTCCAACTCTTCTGTCTATGAAACTCAAACCACTTTTGCTGCTTCATGTGATGTACTTTTGTTCATTTGCAATGGCTGCTTCTCCTATTTCTTCTGAGATTGCTTTAGAAGCAAATGCTTTGTTGAAGTGGAAAGCCAGCCTAGacaaccaaagtcaagcttctcTCTCTTCATGGATTGGCAATAATCCTTGCAATTGGCTTGGAATTACATGTGATGTGTCCAATTCTGTTTCCAACATAAATCTTACACGTGTTGGGTTAAGAGGTACGCTTCAAAGTCTTAATTTCTCATTACTTCCAAACATCCTCATACTGAATATAAGCTACAACTCCTTGTCTGGAAGTATTCCTCCTCAAATTGATGCCTTGTCCAATCTCAACACTCTTGACTTGTCCACTAATAAACTCTCTGGTAGCATTCCCAACACCATTGGTAATTTGTCCAAACTACAATATCTTAATCTTAGTGCCAATGGTCTATCTGGGTCTATTCCTAATGAAGTGGGAAATCTCAATTCTCTTCTCACATTCGATATATTTTCCAACAATCTCTCTGGACCAATTCCACCTTCATTAGGTAACTTACCCCATTTGCAATCCattcatatttttgaaaatcaaCTCTCTGGGTCCATTCCTTCCACTCTAGGAAATTTGTCCAAGCTCACTATGTTATCTTTATCATCAAACAAACTCACTGGGTCCATTCCTCCCTCTATTGGAAATTTAACAAATGCTAAAGTGATATGTTTTATTGGAAATGATCTTAGTGGTGAGATTCCAATAGAATTGGAGAAGCTTACTGGTTTGGAATGTTTGCAGCTAGctgataataattttataggCCAAATACCTCAAAATGTTTGCCTCGGTGGAAACTTGAAATACTTTACTGCGGGGAATAACAATTTCACTGGCCAAATTCCTGAGAGTTTGAGGAAGTGCTACAGCCTTAAAAGACTCAGGCTTCAGCAAAACCTTCTATCCGGGGATATCACAGATTTTTTTGATGTACTTCCAAACTTGAACTACATCGATTTgagtgaaaataattttcatggTCACATTTCACCTAAGTGGGGAAAGTTCCATAGCCTCACAAGCCTCATGATCTCCAACAATAATTTGTCAGGTGTTATTCCACCAGAACTAGGTGGAGCGTTCAACTTACGCGTACTTCACCTATCCTCAAACCATCTTACAGGAACCATTCCTCAAGAATTATGCAACATGACCTTCTTGTTTGATCTCTTGATCAGCAACAATAATCTTTCAGGAAATATCCCTATAGAAATATCATCGCTGCAAGAACTTAAATTTTTGGAGCTTGGCTCAAATGATTTGACTGACTCAATCCCGGGACAACTTGGAGATTTGCTCAATTTATTGTCCATGGATCTGAGCCAGAATAGATTTGAGGGAAATATTCCTTCAGATATTGGCAATCTGAAATATCTTACAAGTCTTGATCTCAGTGGAAATTTGCTGAGTGGAACAATACCACCCACGCTTGGAGGAATAAAAGGCTTAGAAAGATTGAATCTCTCACACAATAGTCTTTCAGGTGGTCTCTCTAGCTTGGATGATATGATAAGCTTGACATCTTTTGATATATCATACAATCAGTTTGAGGGTCCACTTCCAAACATTCTAGCCCTccaaaatacttcaattgaagcATTGAGAAATAATAAAGGCTTGTGTGGCAATGTCACTGGCTTGGAGCCTTGCACAACATCAACTGCGAAGAAATCTCATAGTCATATGACAAAGAAAGTCTTAATATCAGTTTTACCCCTTAGTTTGGTCATTCTAATGCTTGCATTATCTGTTTTCGGAGTCTGGTATCATTTACgccaaaattcaaagaaaaaacaagacCAGGCTACAGATTTACTATCTCCAAGGAGTCCAAACTTATTATTACCAACGTGGAGTTTGGGTGGCAAAATGATGTTCGAGAATATTATTGAAGCCACAGAATATTTTGACGACAAATATCTTATTGGGGTTGGAGGGCAAGGACGTGTTTACAAAGCCATGTTGCCTACAGGTGAAGTCGTAGCTGTGAAGAAACTCCATTCAATTCCAAATGGAGAAATGCTCAATCAGAAAGCTTTCACAAGTGAGATCCAAGCTTTGACAGAAATCCGACATCGTAACATTGTAAAGTTACATGGGTTTTGTTCACATTCACAATACTCATTTTTGGTGTGTGAGTTTCTGGAGATGGGCGACGTCAAGAAGATTTTGAAGGATGATGAACAAGCAATTGCGTTTGATTGGAATAAAAGGGTGGATGTTGTTAAGGGTGTAGCAAATGCTTTATGCTATATGCATCATGATTGCTCACCTCCAATCGTTCATCGTGATATATCAAGCAAGAATGTTCTTTTGGATTCCGATTATGTAGCTCATGTCTCAGACTTCGGAACAGCCAAGTTTCTTAATCCAGATTCATCCAATTGGACCTCCTTTGCAGGAACCTTTGGATATGCTGCTCCAGGTTAATTTCCTTTCTCTATACTATTTGAGTAAATCATGATATTTTAGTTTGTCTTCGTTAGccatttacaaatatatatacatcacaATTATCTTCATTTTGTCCTTGTCACTAGCTAGTCATATTTTGCATATAATAGCACTTTTAATTTGTTACAGAACTTGCATACACAATGGAAGCAAATGAGAAATGTGACGTGTATAGCTTTGGGGTCTTAGCATTGGAAATATTGTTTGGAGAGCACCCTGGTGATGTTACATCTTCTCTATTGCTATCATCTTCATCGATTGGTGCTACCTCAACACTAGATCATATGTCATTGATGGTTAAGTTGGATGAACGTCTCCCTCATCCAACTAGCCCTATTGACAAGGAGGTGATATCGATTGTGAAGATAGCAATTGCCTGCTTGACTGAAAGCCCGCGATCTCGCCCTACCATGGAGCAGGTTGCCAAGGAGCTTGCAATGTCTTCGAGGTCATCTTCAATGTCACCACGGACACACACACACCTGAAAGACTGAACATACTAAACATGCTCCAGTTCTACtgttctttttgtgttttcttgtattgtcactcactTTTCTTATACTAATCTTTTTCATGTCTTCAAAAATAAAACCTGTAAGCTTTACTTTCTATCCTCTGCTATTAAAAAGAAGGAAACAGGGTTAGCGTTTGCAAAGTATTATTTTTGCTCTAGATTGCTTAAACTTTTAATCATGAATTCCTTTACTTATTGGGGACTCgattttaagttttattcaatGGGATGATGAAGAGGAACACAGGATGGATTCATTGATGAGGATAAGAATCTTTTTGAATATTACAAATCCACAACGTAGAGGGATGCTAGTTCAGACCGATGTCCTGTATTAGCTGGAGATTCATCCGATCCATAAATATAATTCAGaactatttaataatttctcatGACAACAAACAGTAAAAgtccttaattataaaatatgaaagacAGCGCACATTCTGCTATCATTGTGATTCTAGGGATTATTATACTATCTCTGAGGGTGATGATGAGGAAAGCCTCCCATTTTGAACCGTGGCTTAGGGCTTCTTCCCTTCAAATATATTGTGGAATTTGTGTTATCTCGGATCTGAAAAATGAAATCTTCTTTGGCAGTATAAGGCGAAAGTTCTGGAGGATATATGGCGGGTCTCATGCGAGAAGGTTGACCAGACCTATGGCCAACCAACAAGTGCAGAACAAGTAACTAATAATTTAAGTTCTTTGAGCATATGGCAAAAATTTAATTCTTTGTTATCCGAATAAAGTAATATGGCAGAAATTTAATTCTTAGTTAAGCCATTAAAGTAATACTTATTGGTACAGAAGTTATCCCTTAATTAAGTCTgtcaaaaaataaagttatcccctaattaatattttatttcttgagaAGATTAGTTCCACTGCCATCGCTTTCGTATATATTAGAAAACCCCGCCTATGGAAGATGTGTCAACGTCCCTCGTCAATTGGCAGCTGTCAAATTAGGCTACCTTCCTGGAAGGACCCATATCGTAGACAATGGTTTCcatcaaagaaattaaagagtgtaggcaGTTAGCGAACAGGGATACGAAAAGCTTGGCCTTTGATTTCGGGAACTAATTTTCTGGAACTAATTAAAGAGTCTTTATTTGCTggaactaatttttatttttaaatttttaagatttaaaaaataaatattgagaagaaaatattaggaattttataattcctaattattaatatgtgctacatattatattataatatttatattagttatttagttCAATATGAAGTGATCTATTTAAATGAACCCATTAGATTGTAAGAAAATTGATATGGGCTTAAGTTTGGTTTATTAGGAAATAATGAAGATCTTAATAGGTTTAAAACCTAAGGCATAGTTATAGTTCCCAATACACCAAATCAATAAATAGTTTCTCATCTcctcatttgaaaagaaaacaaaggtcTCATAAGAaagaaggtgatttggttgaggaaggtcattaaaTCAATTGTTCATGACCATTGTCAAATTCCGTTGTGTCAAGCTCTttatggatccaggtattccttaaaacctcttgataatATGACATAATGTGTTTTTGTGCtcatttggtattttataaggtttattgaaaattcccaacaagtggtatcaaagccaCCATTACTGTTAGATTATTGGGATTTAAAGCTCTGTTTGATATGTATTATATTTGGATCCTTTTAGCTATATgaacccaaattttattttggggagaaactattttgattaataa encodes the following:
- the LOC114400681 gene encoding MDIS1-interacting receptor like kinase 2-like, which produces MVFIFPTLLSMKLKPLLLLHVMYFCSFAMAASPISSEIALEANALLKWKASLDNQSQASLSSWIGNNPCNWLGITCDVSNSVSNINLTRVGLRGTLQSLNFSLLPNILILNISYNSLSGSIPPQIDALSNLNTLDLSTNKLSGSIPNTIGNLSKLQYLNLSANGLSGSIPNEVGNLNSLLTFDIFSNNLSGPIPPSLGNLPHLQSIHIFENQLSGSIPSTLGNLSKLTMLSLSSNKLTGSIPPSIGNLTNAKVICFIGNDLSGEIPIELEKLTGLECLQLADNNFIGQIPQNVCLGGNLKYFTAGNNNFTGQIPESLRKCYSLKRLRLQQNLLSGDITDFFDVLPNLNYIDLSENNFHGHISPKWGKFHSLTSLMISNNNLSGVIPPELGGAFNLRVLHLSSNHLTGTIPQELCNMTFLFDLLISNNNLSGNIPIEISSLQELKFLELGSNDLTDSIPGQLGDLLNLLSMDLSQNRFEGNIPSDIGNLKYLTSLDLSGNLLSGTIPPTLGGIKGLERLNLSHNSLSGGLSSLDDMISLTSFDISYNQFEGPLPNILALQNTSIEALRNNKGLCGNVTGLEPCTTSTAKKSHSHMTKKVLISVLPLSLVILMLALSVFGVWYHLRQNSKKKQDQATDLLSPRSPNLLLPTWSLGGKMMFENIIEATEYFDDKYLIGVGGQGRVYKAMLPTGEVVAVKKLHSIPNGEMLNQKAFTSEIQALTEIRHRNIVKLHGFCSHSQYSFLVCEFLEMGDVKKILKDDEQAIAFDWNKRVDVVKGVANALCYMHHDCSPPIVHRDISSKNVLLDSDYVAHVSDFGTAKFLNPDSSNWTSFAGTFGYAAPELAYTMEANEKCDVYSFGVLALEILFGEHPGDVTSSLLLSSSSIGATSTLDHMSLMVKLDERLPHPTSPIDKEVISIVKIAIACLTESPRSRPTMEQVAKELAMSSRSSSMSPRTHTHLKD